In Leptolyngbya sp. FACHB-261, a genomic segment contains:
- the cas6 gene encoding type I-MYXAN CRISPR-associated protein Cas6/Cmx6, whose product MNSITRPLTPSAENRGFEPFVELDFPVINGQVLPADHNYGLYAAFVHLIPELRQHPELAILTVPGIKDQQGKIHLTRQSLTRIRVPISKIPLVYPLAGKKVKVGVHEIQLGIPTVSMLCPAPTVRARIVTIKGAMELGSFIASAQRQLDNLGIVGHLSVPLNRDGQPSRKVIKIQRYTVVGFTTEVTGLSDEHSLLLQQFGCGGKRHMGCGIFLPHQEH is encoded by the coding sequence ATGAACTCTATTACAAGACCCTTAACACCTTCTGCAGAGAACAGGGGGTTTGAACCCTTTGTAGAACTGGATTTTCCTGTGATCAATGGACAAGTGCTACCTGCAGATCACAACTACGGGCTCTATGCAGCATTCGTGCACCTGATACCAGAGCTTCGCCAGCACCCCGAGCTCGCTATTCTCACGGTCCCAGGCATCAAAGATCAGCAAGGCAAAATTCACCTGACACGGCAGTCACTGACCCGTATCAGGGTTCCTATATCTAAAATTCCGTTAGTCTACCCATTGGCAGGTAAGAAAGTAAAAGTAGGCGTTCACGAGATTCAGCTGGGAATCCCTACTGTCTCTATGCTCTGCCCAGCGCCAACTGTGAGAGCTCGTATTGTAACTATCAAGGGTGCTATGGAACTAGGCTCCTTTATAGCTTCAGCTCAACGTCAGTTGGACAACCTAGGAATCGTAGGGCATCTATCTGTTCCTCTAAATCGTGATGGACAACCTAGTCGTAAGGTCATCAAGATTCAACGTTACACAGTCGTTGGTTTTACGACTGAGGTGACTGGCTTGAGTGATGAGCACTCACTGCTTCTGCAGCAATTTGGATGTGGAGGCAAGCGACACATGGGCTGCGGAATTTTCCTACCTCATCAGGAGCACTAG
- a CDS encoding transcriptional regulator — protein sequence MARKDRLYRREVSVYLEPWLKQGLVRWAKRENRSLSNLIEDLTKKAYREWAEANNIPIETLDEDEE from the coding sequence GTGGCCCGCAAGGACCGGCTATATCGGAGAGAGGTCAGTGTCTATCTGGAGCCGTGGCTAAAGCAGGGGCTGGTTCGTTGGGCCAAGCGCGAGAACCGTTCGCTCTCAAACCTGATTGAGGATCTGACGAAGAAGGCTTACCGAGAGTGGGCAGAGGCGAACAACATACCAATTGAGACGCTGGACGAGGACGAGGAATGA
- a CDS encoding DNA-binding transcriptional regulator, producing the protein MTEFRDTNELVLELRQQLGLTQEKLAAKLGVTVSTINRWENGKTAPSPLGLKQIEEMLRQMGEGGRSLLAKHFP; encoded by the coding sequence ATGACCGAGTTTCGAGATACGAACGAACTAGTTTTGGAACTCCGGCAACAGCTTGGATTAACTCAGGAAAAGCTTGCTGCTAAGTTAGGAGTTACCGTCAGCACTATCAATCGTTGGGAGAATGGAAAAACGGCTCCCTCCCCTTTAGGGTTAAAGCAAATTGAAGAGATGCTCAGACAGATGGGCGAAGGAGGAAGAAGCTTACTGGCAAAGCACTTTCCCTGA
- a CDS encoding tubulin-like doman-containing protein codes for MTPTVIIGVGGTGKEILVKVRRMIVELYGSLDALPIVSFLHIDTEQNAKVSEPQVVLKQDISLRPAEQVWAKVEDAKAILNKLSSYEYLTEWFPSQLKGTDSILAGAGQIRALGRFAFSLNYQAIKTSFNNAKARIVGHEKFMLDHWQVQLDKGINIFVVCSLSGGTGSGMVLDLAYNLRDWVPPSELPQSSAYLVLPGAFSGLGDRVIANAYAALMELNHYSRNNTRFESQYSSNQSDRISAQSGQDVPFNFCYLVGNSNDKVTFPNLSSVLEMVAQNLFLDFSSGFSQYKKLVRDNVRKQWASPDALGYPQSFISFGLSSIQFPVERVLNACASRLAGRLVTWWANPTPAPAAMRDVIKTEILPSLFLAESDHEHQLLDSISLGDNMKPYSKEVADWAAGVRKRRNDLNIPFENIQRFISNEQEKYAPHFNDSDTDPRRWSDYFQKMWDNLNRLIPQKRQELRQTVYKIIEDRFRGPKFARQFLEVLLEVFAEFRSRFDQDRQKNWLPRERSSANALQVLLKQIDDHAKQFLLVNRKNVIEDDFRGIMQALESLFVSKVEVKARSLAIPLLDGLREEIDKLLIDLAAFERVLDILRSQLQDKEQIFVRETGVLTVNGILLYDPKDIEQVYSKTLNGKEDTVCQSISQQVLGDLGLRLFDLYTFDTLRTKGLYERLLNQAIDEFRTGTQLEISTARKFLEQYPTVEQQEAQIKTTFEKCEPFLRLSQEQKRLGWEDRSEKCQTIVGIQGGNKPTDPAVGALLPMIRKTSTLTDKDIRPLNDPHHIYFVQEIGAFPLRLIEGMERMRTIYRAVTHADKNPLHTHQDSRQFKDLMPPTQSEVQVRQNLVLARALGLMTQVENRVSGFSEVRFAYRDKQSGLEKLQVVGADWQEAEEYLLVDQNRKVRETLDDIVNIIGQTAVTKPDKQELYQKLMAHLHVSEASISGGKDSPDYQKLEAAIEDYVKVHSLFIAPALGTATLSSPKSPAALKTPSSASAPSGMLESNLEKFTKLVETCYRRGNPSPTELQLLERFRQKYNISQEVADQITAQVQPKHDHQQAIDEFGLMFRAFLENDGDIDFEEQAQLIELQEELELTNEQVAAIESNVRDELGHK; via the coding sequence ATGACTCCCACTGTTATCATCGGTGTAGGAGGCACAGGCAAGGAAATTCTGGTTAAGGTGCGTCGGATGATTGTAGAGCTGTATGGCTCTTTAGACGCTCTACCCATTGTCTCCTTTCTTCATATTGATACTGAGCAGAACGCTAAGGTCTCAGAACCTCAAGTTGTTCTGAAGCAAGACATCTCTCTACGCCCAGCTGAGCAAGTATGGGCTAAGGTTGAAGACGCAAAAGCTATTCTAAACAAGCTCTCATCCTACGAATATCTAACAGAATGGTTTCCTAGTCAGCTGAAGGGAACTGATTCAATTTTGGCAGGGGCAGGGCAGATTCGGGCATTAGGCAGGTTTGCTTTTAGTCTAAATTATCAAGCAATCAAAACCAGTTTTAACAATGCCAAAGCTCGGATTGTTGGTCATGAGAAGTTTATGTTGGATCATTGGCAGGTCCAACTAGATAAGGGGATCAACATCTTTGTCGTCTGCTCTCTTTCGGGAGGGACGGGCTCTGGTATGGTCCTAGACCTAGCTTATAATCTCCGTGATTGGGTGCCACCTTCAGAATTGCCCCAATCCTCTGCTTATCTGGTTTTGCCAGGAGCTTTCTCTGGTCTGGGGGACAGAGTGATCGCGAATGCCTATGCGGCTCTGATGGAGCTAAATCACTACTCCCGCAATAACACCCGCTTTGAGAGCCAGTACAGTAGCAATCAATCGGACCGAATCAGTGCCCAAAGTGGTCAGGACGTTCCCTTTAACTTCTGCTACCTAGTGGGTAACAGCAATGACAAGGTGACATTTCCGAATCTCAGCTCCGTCTTGGAGATGGTTGCTCAAAATCTCTTCCTGGATTTCAGTTCTGGGTTCAGCCAGTACAAGAAACTGGTCCGGGATAATGTACGCAAACAGTGGGCTAGTCCCGATGCGCTCGGTTATCCCCAAAGTTTCATTAGCTTTGGTCTGTCTAGTATCCAATTCCCTGTAGAACGGGTGCTCAACGCTTGTGCTTCTCGCTTAGCCGGTCGTTTGGTAACTTGGTGGGCCAATCCCACCCCAGCCCCCGCTGCAATGCGGGACGTCATTAAAACCGAAATCTTGCCGAGCCTGTTCCTGGCTGAATCAGATCACGAGCATCAACTCCTGGACAGTATCAGTCTTGGAGACAACATGAAGCCTTACAGCAAGGAGGTAGCAGACTGGGCTGCAGGCGTGCGTAAGCGACGAAATGACCTGAATATTCCTTTTGAGAACATCCAGCGCTTTATCTCCAACGAGCAGGAGAAGTATGCTCCTCACTTCAATGACAGCGATACAGACCCCCGACGCTGGAGCGACTACTTCCAGAAGATGTGGGACAACCTAAACAGGCTGATTCCTCAGAAGCGTCAAGAACTCCGTCAGACGGTCTACAAGATCATTGAGGATCGTTTCCGGGGTCCTAAGTTTGCTCGGCAATTTCTAGAAGTTCTCCTAGAGGTCTTTGCTGAGTTCCGCAGCCGCTTTGACCAGGACCGTCAGAAGAACTGGTTGCCCAGGGAGCGCTCCTCCGCCAATGCGCTTCAAGTCCTGCTCAAGCAAATTGATGATCATGCCAAGCAATTCCTGCTGGTGAACCGTAAGAATGTCATTGAGGATGACTTCCGGGGGATTATGCAGGCCCTTGAATCTCTCTTTGTATCTAAGGTCGAGGTTAAAGCTCGAAGCTTGGCAATTCCTCTTCTGGATGGTTTACGAGAAGAAATCGATAAGCTCTTAATTGACCTGGCAGCCTTTGAGCGGGTCCTGGATATCCTGCGGTCTCAGTTACAAGATAAAGAACAGATCTTTGTGCGGGAGACCGGCGTTCTAACGGTCAATGGCATTCTGCTTTATGATCCCAAGGACATTGAGCAGGTCTATAGCAAAACTCTGAATGGCAAAGAAGATACAGTTTGTCAGAGTATTTCCCAACAAGTTTTAGGTGATTTAGGACTGAGACTGTTTGACCTTTACACGTTTGATACGCTTCGCACCAAGGGATTGTACGAGCGTTTGCTGAACCAAGCTATCGATGAGTTTCGTACCGGAACGCAACTCGAAATCTCGACCGCTCGTAAATTTCTGGAGCAATATCCAACGGTAGAGCAACAGGAAGCTCAGATTAAAACCACCTTTGAAAAATGTGAGCCCTTTCTGCGTCTGAGCCAGGAGCAAAAGCGGTTGGGATGGGAGGACCGGTCTGAGAAGTGCCAGACGATTGTAGGGATTCAAGGCGGCAACAAGCCAACAGATCCTGCCGTCGGGGCTTTGCTACCCATGATTCGCAAGACCAGTACCCTCACCGACAAGGATATTCGTCCCCTGAATGATCCCCACCATATCTACTTTGTGCAGGAGATTGGTGCTTTTCCTCTACGCCTCATTGAGGGAATGGAGCGCATGCGTACGATCTATCGAGCGGTGACTCACGCAGATAAAAATCCCCTTCACACTCACCAAGACAGCCGTCAGTTTAAAGACCTGATGCCCCCGACGCAGAGCGAGGTTCAAGTCAGGCAGAACCTGGTTCTTGCACGAGCTTTAGGTTTAATGACTCAAGTAGAAAACCGGGTGAGCGGATTTTCTGAGGTACGCTTTGCCTATCGAGATAAGCAATCAGGACTTGAGAAACTCCAAGTTGTTGGAGCTGATTGGCAAGAGGCAGAAGAGTATTTGCTGGTTGACCAGAATCGTAAGGTTCGAGAAACTCTGGACGATATTGTCAATATCATTGGGCAAACAGCGGTCACCAAGCCTGACAAGCAAGAACTCTATCAAAAACTGATGGCTCATCTGCATGTATCTGAGGCATCTATTAGTGGTGGAAAAGACAGCCCTGACTATCAGAAACTCGAAGCAGCGATTGAGGACTATGTAAAAGTTCACAGCCTATTTATCGCTCCCGCCTTAGGAACCGCTACATTGTCTTCTCCAAAGTCTCCTGCTGCACTTAAGACTCCATCAAGCGCATCTGCACCGTCAGGAATGCTAGAAAGCAACTTGGAGAAGTTTACCAAATTGGTGGAAACTTGTTACCGTCGCGGCAATCCCTCTCCTACGGAATTGCAGCTACTAGAGCGTTTCCGACAGAAGTACAACATCTCTCAGGAAGTTGCAGACCAGATCACTGCTCAGGTTCAGCCGAAGCATGATCATCAGCAAGCGATAGATGAGTTTGGTTTGATGTTTCGAGCCTTTCTCGAAAACGACGGTGACATAGATTTTGAAGAGCAGGCTCAACTGATTGAACTGCAAGAAGAATTGGAATTGACCAATGAACAAGTTGCAGCAATAGAGTCGAATGTCCGAGACGAATTAGGCCACAAATAA
- a CDS encoding ABC transporter substrate-binding protein — protein MVSQFNYVTCPKCGHDRNPVTAKKCEICAFKLGKSFGLLPMIGGGLALLTLLGVGYFALKGQPGSVASAAGGSSSEPSSSQGFTDRIFAFSLPGISLPGNAAQSNDVSAFLSRGERVLFTDTPVPSKQAAATAFAAGDFPTAVRELEASRQASRSDPESLIYLNNARLGNTPALSVAVVVPIGSNANAAREILRGVAQAQDEANRAGVPLKVVIGDDNNDPKRAQDIANTLAKDSSILAVIGHGTSKTSLAAAPVYQQNQMVMVAPTSTSTELVQVPKSAGGDNYIFRTISSDQFTGTALARYMLKTLGKRKAAVFFNSGSSYSKSLEQAFETTLSLEGGQVVQQVDLAKGNAASQISGGAAEVLVLLPDSDTLAQAIEVAKANQNRLPLLAGDAVYKIDSLQQGGAALNGMVLPVPWHPLKNADPNFSQTASSLWGGDINWRTAMGYDAVRALRVGRAKGKITVQNGRQGRAALAKAFAAPGFASNGATGVISFLPSGDRNSNVILVKVQPGTRSGTGYDFVPLQ, from the coding sequence ATGGTCAGTCAATTTAACTATGTGACTTGCCCTAAGTGCGGTCATGATCGTAATCCCGTAACTGCTAAGAAATGTGAGATCTGCGCCTTCAAGCTGGGCAAAAGCTTCGGTCTCTTGCCTATGATCGGTGGTGGCTTGGCTCTTTTAACACTACTGGGAGTAGGTTACTTTGCTTTAAAAGGCCAACCAGGTAGTGTCGCCAGTGCGGCAGGGGGTAGTTCATCTGAACCCTCCAGCTCCCAAGGTTTTACTGATCGCATATTTGCATTTTCGTTGCCCGGTATCTCATTGCCTGGTAATGCTGCACAGTCCAATGACGTCAGTGCATTCCTCAGCCGAGGTGAACGAGTTCTATTTACAGACACGCCAGTTCCCAGCAAACAAGCTGCCGCAACAGCCTTCGCGGCTGGCGACTTCCCAACTGCGGTGAGAGAGTTGGAGGCATCTCGACAAGCTAGTCGCAGTGATCCTGAATCGCTTATCTACCTGAACAATGCCCGCCTTGGCAACACACCGGCTCTGAGCGTTGCAGTGGTTGTTCCTATTGGTAGCAATGCCAATGCTGCTCGTGAGATTCTACGTGGGGTTGCTCAAGCCCAGGATGAGGCCAATCGGGCTGGTGTTCCACTAAAGGTCGTCATTGGCGATGATAACAACGATCCCAAGCGAGCCCAAGACATTGCAAATACCCTAGCAAAAGACAGCAGTATCCTAGCTGTTATTGGTCATGGCACTAGTAAAACTTCGCTGGCTGCAGCACCGGTCTATCAGCAAAACCAAATGGTGATGGTTGCTCCTACCAGTACCAGTACCGAGTTAGTACAAGTTCCTAAGAGTGCTGGAGGAGATAACTATATTTTCCGCACCATTTCCAGTGACCAGTTCACAGGCACAGCTCTAGCCCGCTACATGCTGAAGACACTGGGTAAACGGAAAGCTGCTGTCTTCTTCAATTCGGGTAGCTCTTACAGCAAGTCACTTGAGCAAGCGTTTGAAACAACCCTGAGCCTCGAAGGAGGGCAGGTCGTGCAACAAGTAGATCTTGCAAAAGGGAATGCTGCAAGCCAGATATCTGGTGGCGCAGCAGAAGTCTTAGTGCTTCTGCCAGACTCAGATACGCTAGCTCAGGCGATTGAGGTTGCTAAAGCGAATCAAAATCGTCTGCCACTCCTAGCAGGGGATGCAGTCTACAAGATAGATAGCCTCCAACAGGGAGGGGCTGCACTTAACGGAATGGTACTTCCGGTCCCTTGGCATCCCCTGAAGAACGCCGACCCGAACTTCAGCCAAACTGCTAGCAGCTTATGGGGAGGAGACATCAACTGGCGCACAGCTATGGGCTATGACGCCGTACGAGCCCTACGTGTGGGGCGGGCTAAAGGCAAGATTACAGTGCAGAATGGCCGACAAGGCCGTGCCGCCCTAGCTAAAGCATTTGCTGCTCCAGGTTTTGCGTCCAATGGTGCAACAGGGGTAATTAGTTTTCTACCCTCTGGTGACCGTAACAGCAATGTAATCCTGGTAAAGGTACAACCTGGGACTCGCTCTGGAACTGGCTACGATTTTGTACCATTGCAGTGA
- a CDS encoding DEAD/DEAH box helicase family protein yields MVYVSLNLDKLREQHINSSPKRPFQHQVEAFEALSKTFKANGDRSGSGILALPTGAGKTFTAVRWLSDHVVPKNIKILWLAPSFYLLDQAFSAFYDNAREIPNSKKTLNIRCISSNPSHAKASSIQLTDDVIIMTIQTAISNLHTDAIDRFGLPVQTAFRKFIESCKETELFIVVDEAHHTPAYGCRNLLIGEKDSALGLRRLLPKSHLLGLTATPTYTDASRRGWLWKIFQDGIIYKANKASLIAQKILARPNYIKAATGKELEVDDNLYKRLVEQHKDLPEDIIEILATDKDRNNFIANTYASNKDTYGKTIIFADRWFQCVYIKEKLLEKGIKVDAIYSHIDADPGSAEARNRRTQDDNKRILERFKTDKDEHGNDAPLDVLINVRMLTEGADVPTVKTVFITRQTTSSILITQMVGRALRGEKAGGSSEANIVLFFDDWKRLIDWGTPIDGGGTEVGPSPVRGYYPFEYISIRLVEEIAKSIESGGDYDISTFSRIFPVGWYRTEIVYADPDYKQESMEGFTEFVLAYEHNKQKLDAFIGFISGTDSLDEWSKEYLDNEWMQFQVEQWINKWFDRETDDIGERLSSDLIKIVRHIAQNQSIPTYHPFEERELYDLDKLAQKVVELSPRALREHLSQEFSKPGALWKTFYRSFSRFETAVQAAIRIILDRELCGEGISNSRTSLAQVVIPNRRELTEQEKAQIKRRDSCTCLCCEARGRGVRLEIDHIIPVFLGGETTLENSQTLCSVCNKEKGIHEINFRFNVTQLTSPKTINLSLPYKDQDRTRVITRIVNFFYHCKAVDQVDWHETVVEICLYAGNNPDWLLRHKAELLHFVQNQLWYYNVQDINVVVPN; encoded by the coding sequence ATGGTATACGTATCGCTCAACCTAGATAAATTGAGAGAGCAACACATTAACTCCTCCCCCAAACGACCTTTTCAGCATCAAGTTGAAGCATTTGAAGCTCTGAGTAAAACATTTAAGGCTAACGGTGATAGATCAGGCAGTGGAATATTAGCCCTTCCTACAGGTGCAGGAAAAACATTTACAGCTGTCAGATGGTTGTCTGATCATGTCGTCCCTAAAAACATCAAAATTCTTTGGTTGGCTCCTTCGTTTTATCTCCTGGACCAAGCATTCTCAGCTTTTTATGATAATGCTAGGGAAATTCCAAATTCTAAAAAAACATTAAATATCCGGTGTATTTCCAGTAATCCATCTCACGCTAAAGCATCATCTATTCAGTTAACAGATGATGTCATAATCATGACGATACAAACAGCCATCAGCAATTTGCATACCGATGCTATAGACAGATTTGGCCTGCCAGTACAAACGGCTTTCAGGAAATTTATCGAAAGCTGCAAAGAAACAGAGCTTTTTATAGTAGTTGACGAAGCTCATCATACACCTGCTTATGGTTGCCGTAATCTTCTAATTGGCGAAAAAGATTCTGCACTAGGACTTCGAAGATTACTGCCGAAATCACATCTTCTTGGCCTAACAGCTACTCCAACCTATACTGACGCATCTAGGAGAGGCTGGCTCTGGAAAATCTTTCAGGATGGGATTATCTATAAAGCTAATAAAGCTAGTTTAATAGCTCAGAAGATCTTGGCTAGGCCAAACTATATTAAAGCAGCTACTGGCAAAGAGCTAGAAGTCGATGACAATCTTTATAAACGATTAGTAGAACAGCATAAAGACTTACCAGAAGACATAATCGAAATCCTTGCAACTGACAAAGATAGAAATAATTTTATAGCAAATACTTACGCATCAAATAAAGATACTTATGGGAAAACCATTATCTTTGCTGATCGATGGTTTCAGTGTGTCTATATAAAAGAGAAGCTCCTTGAGAAAGGCATCAAAGTGGACGCAATTTACTCACATATAGATGCTGATCCTGGCTCTGCTGAAGCCCGTAACAGGCGCACACAAGACGATAACAAGCGAATCTTGGAACGGTTTAAGACTGACAAAGATGAGCATGGCAATGACGCACCACTTGACGTTTTAATTAATGTCAGAATGCTCACAGAAGGCGCTGATGTTCCTACTGTTAAAACAGTATTTATTACTCGTCAAACAACAAGCTCTATCTTGATCACTCAAATGGTCGGCAGAGCCTTACGAGGCGAGAAAGCAGGAGGAAGTAGTGAGGCAAATATTGTTTTATTTTTCGATGACTGGAAACGTTTAATAGATTGGGGTACTCCAATTGATGGAGGAGGTACAGAGGTTGGCCCATCTCCCGTTAGAGGGTATTACCCGTTTGAATATATTTCAATTCGCTTGGTAGAAGAGATAGCAAAGTCAATTGAGAGCGGTGGAGATTATGATATCTCTACGTTCTCGAGAATCTTTCCTGTTGGTTGGTACAGAACAGAAATTGTCTACGCTGATCCTGACTATAAACAGGAATCAATGGAAGGGTTTACTGAGTTTGTATTGGCTTATGAACATAACAAACAAAAGCTTGATGCATTCATTGGCTTTATTTCTGGTACCGATTCATTGGACGAATGGTCTAAAGAATACCTTGATAATGAATGGATGCAGTTTCAAGTCGAACAGTGGATCAACAAGTGGTTCGACCGTGAAACCGACGATATAGGTGAGAGGCTCAGTTCAGACTTAATTAAGATAGTACGCCATATTGCTCAGAATCAATCTATCCCTACCTATCACCCATTTGAGGAGAGAGAGCTTTACGACTTAGATAAACTTGCTCAGAAGGTTGTTGAGCTTTCTCCCCGCGCTTTGCGTGAACACTTAAGCCAAGAATTTTCAAAACCTGGTGCCTTATGGAAGACTTTCTACAGATCATTCAGCCGCTTTGAAACAGCAGTGCAGGCAGCTATTAGAATCATTCTTGATCGTGAATTGTGTGGGGAAGGCATTTCTAATTCTAGAACTTCTCTGGCCCAAGTAGTTATCCCAAACAGACGAGAACTAACTGAACAAGAAAAGGCACAGATTAAAAGACGGGATAGCTGCACCTGTTTGTGCTGTGAGGCGCGTGGAAGGGGTGTAAGGTTAGAAATTGATCATATCATTCCAGTATTTTTGGGTGGTGAAACAACTTTAGAGAATTCACAAACCTTGTGTAGTGTCTGTAACAAGGAGAAAGGAATTCATGAAATAAACTTTCGATTTAACGTAACACAACTAACCAGCCCCAAAACGATTAATTTATCTCTGCCGTATAAAGATCAGGATCGAACACGAGTAATCACAAGGATTGTGAACTTCTTCTACCACTGCAAGGCCGTTGACCAAGTGGATTGGCATGAAACAGTTGTAGAAATTTGCTTATACGCTGGCAATAATCCTGATTGGCTGCTGCGCCACAAAGCAGAACTTCTACATTTTGTTCAAAATCAGCTTTGGTATTACAATGTACAAGACATTAATGTTGTTGTCCCGAATTAA